One Indicator indicator isolate 239-I01 chromosome Z, UM_Iind_1.1, whole genome shotgun sequence genomic window carries:
- the LYRM7 gene encoding complex III assembly factor LYRM7, with protein sequence MASRGKVLKLFKLLHRTRQEVFKNDTRALEAARRKINEEFRNNQGETSEEKIKELLKIASDVEVILRTSVIQAVHTDSGKIQLIPRKDLLQDNTPYIDKPTKKHES encoded by the exons ATGGCGAGCCGCGGGAAA GTTCTGaagctttttaaattattacacAGAACTCGACAAGAAGTCTTCAAAAATGACACCAGAGCCCTTGAAG CTGCAAGACGAAAGATAAATGAAGAATTCAGAAATAACCAAGGTGAGACATCTGAAGAGAAGATAAAAGAG CTTCTGAAAATAGCTTCAGATGTTGAAGTGATTCTCAGAACTTCTGTTATTCAGGCAGTTCATACAGATTCTGGCAAAATAC AGCTGATACCCAGGAAAGATCTACTACAAGACAACACTCCTTACATTgataaaccaacaaaaaagcaTGAATCCTAA